One region of Fervidobacterium sp. genomic DNA includes:
- the flhA gene encoding flagellar biosynthesis protein FlhA — translation MRADVAVALLIVAIVFLMIIPIPNFLLDFFQLLNISVSLVLLFSTMYITNSLELASFPTLLLVITIFRLALNVASTRAILLQGPEFDGKVILTFGNFVVGGNYVVGIVVFLILVIIQFIVITRGSERIAEVAARFTLDAMPGKQMSVDADLNAGLITEDEARRRREQIRREADFYGAMDGASKFVRGDAIASIIITVVNSLGGIIIGVLMHQMGFVDAAKTFLLYTVGDGLVSQLPALMVSTATGILVSRSAAEDNLGAELIRELSSEKRVIVLTGIIVIFLGLVTPLPTFTSLLIGGLFLAVGLLIKGKEKEPQVVSAGAPAGVPPTPSGPVLSTPEEVSEVIQSDTVEINIGYGLLPLADISQGGDMLERLTMIRRQLAQELGLVLSPIRVRDSVVLKPNEYAVFIRGAQIAKYELIPNRLLAINPGFVTERIAGIEVKEPAFGLQAFWIDEMKKEEAIQKGYTVVDPPTVFATHITEILRRYAPELLGNREFQLLVDGLRNKFDKLVDDVFSVVKPSSVKKVLQELLKESISIRNLPFIFELILDNADKARDIESLTEFVRRGLKRQLASRLIAQDGQIHAVALDTELERNLTESIKESEEGRYISINPQIMREIVERISAELENLMRKGYLPIIVVSGTIRPYISKMISRFIPGVAVIAFEEIPEDVNLSVEGVVRI, via the coding sequence ATGAGAGCCGATGTAGCTGTGGCGTTATTAATTGTTGCAATAGTGTTCTTAATGATTATACCAATACCAAATTTTCTACTGGATTTTTTCCAGCTATTGAATATATCTGTATCGCTTGTTTTGCTTTTTTCAACGATGTATATTACAAACTCTTTGGAACTTGCGTCTTTCCCAACGCTTTTACTTGTGATAACTATATTTAGATTAGCGCTAAACGTTGCATCGACTCGTGCAATATTGCTGCAAGGTCCAGAATTTGATGGTAAAGTTATATTAACTTTTGGTAATTTTGTTGTTGGTGGAAACTATGTAGTAGGTATTGTTGTATTCCTTATACTTGTTATAATCCAATTCATAGTTATAACTCGAGGTTCGGAAAGAATTGCCGAAGTTGCAGCACGTTTTACACTTGATGCAATGCCTGGAAAACAAATGAGCGTTGATGCGGACCTTAACGCTGGTCTAATAACAGAAGATGAGGCAAGACGTAGGCGTGAGCAGATAAGAAGAGAAGCAGATTTTTATGGAGCAATGGACGGTGCGTCGAAATTTGTTCGCGGTGATGCTATCGCAAGTATAATAATTACAGTAGTCAATAGCCTTGGTGGTATAATTATTGGTGTATTGATGCACCAGATGGGATTTGTCGATGCGGCCAAAACTTTTTTACTTTACACAGTAGGGGATGGGCTTGTTAGTCAGCTGCCGGCGTTAATGGTCTCAACGGCCACCGGAATCTTAGTTTCAAGGAGCGCTGCGGAAGATAACTTGGGTGCAGAACTCATAAGAGAACTTTCCAGTGAAAAGCGTGTGATTGTACTTACTGGAATTATTGTTATCTTTCTTGGTTTAGTAACTCCACTACCAACTTTTACGAGTTTGTTGATAGGTGGGCTTTTTCTTGCGGTAGGTTTGCTTATCAAAGGTAAAGAGAAAGAACCACAAGTTGTTTCTGCAGGAGCTCCAGCTGGCGTTCCACCAACTCCTTCTGGTCCTGTACTTTCGACTCCAGAAGAGGTTTCTGAGGTAATTCAATCTGATACCGTTGAGATTAACATCGGTTATGGACTGTTACCTTTAGCTGATATATCTCAGGGCGGGGATATGCTTGAACGTCTGACAATGATTAGACGTCAATTAGCTCAAGAACTTGGTCTTGTACTTTCACCAATAAGAGTAAGAGACAGTGTTGTACTTAAGCCAAATGAGTATGCTGTTTTCATAAGAGGTGCGCAAATAGCCAAATATGAACTCATACCTAATCGACTCCTTGCTATAAATCCTGGCTTTGTAACTGAGAGAATTGCAGGAATTGAAGTTAAAGAACCTGCGTTTGGTTTACAGGCTTTTTGGATAGACGAAATGAAAAAGGAAGAAGCAATTCAAAAAGGATATACCGTTGTTGATCCGCCAACTGTTTTCGCTACTCACATCACTGAAATTCTTCGAAGATATGCGCCAGAATTGCTTGGAAATAGGGAATTTCAACTCCTGGTGGATGGGCTTAGGAATAAGTTTGATAAGCTTGTGGATGATGTTTTTAGCGTTGTTAAACCATCTTCAGTTAAAAAGGTTCTTCAAGAATTACTTAAAGAGAGTATTTCAATACGAAACTTACCATTTATATTTGAGTTAATATTAGACAACGCAGATAAAGCGCGCGATATAGAGTCTTTGACTGAGTTCGTTCGCAGAGGATTGAAAAGACAGCTGGCATCAAGATTAATTGCACAAGATGGACAAATTCACGCTGTGGCACTCGATACTGAACTTGAAAGAAATCTTACTGAATCTATTAAAGAAAGCGAAGAAGGGAGATACATAAGTATAAATCCTCAAATAATGCGCGAGATAGTTGAAAGAATATCTGCAGAACTGGAGAATTTAATGCGTAAGGGATATTTACCAATAATTGTTGTCTCTGGTACAATTCGTCCGTACATATCCAAGATGATAAGTAGGTTTATTCCTGGTGTAGCTGTTATAGCCTTTGAAGAGATACCAGAAGATGTCAACCTTTCAGTTGAAGGTGTGGTGAGAATATGA
- the flhF gene encoding flagellar biosynthesis protein FlhF has translation MIVKKYIVSDIKEAFEKIRIELGKDAVILSTKKIKKGGFLGIGAKTYIEVTAAVSDKKEQQSEDKGQIYKLQELLSKNRQSNVQGSEELIELKKMMVELKSMISAQRSDEPQWVQDLRKAFKKQDIDDEISEKLIEYTKVKYQQLDFSNENTRLILSEMLLPFINTSVPELEGKVLFAGPTGVGKTTTLAKLAAKLKLNEHKRVGIITLDTYRIAAVDQLKTYAMLLDVPIRVAYTPKEAKLEVEALSDYDVILIDTAGRSQKNELHMAEIKAMTEVISPDFTFLILGMQYRTEDVREILSKFSILSPTHIILSKMDETSAFGHFVNVPAVLRAPIAFVTNGQRVPDDIFEANSRELATLLSREVLKHARSSQ, from the coding sequence ATGATCGTTAAAAAGTACATCGTAAGTGATATAAAGGAAGCGTTTGAAAAGATACGTATTGAATTAGGCAAAGATGCAGTCATACTTAGTACAAAGAAGATAAAAAAGGGTGGCTTTCTAGGAATAGGCGCAAAAACTTACATAGAGGTAACTGCGGCCGTTTCTGATAAGAAAGAACAACAAAGTGAAGATAAAGGACAAATCTACAAATTACAGGAACTTCTCTCGAAAAATAGGCAGTCAAATGTGCAAGGTAGTGAAGAATTAATTGAATTGAAAAAAATGATGGTGGAGTTGAAATCGATGATATCAGCTCAAAGAAGCGATGAACCACAGTGGGTGCAAGATCTAAGAAAAGCTTTTAAAAAACAAGACATAGATGATGAAATTTCGGAAAAGCTTATTGAGTACACGAAGGTTAAATATCAGCAGTTGGATTTCTCAAACGAGAACACAAGGTTAATTCTTTCGGAAATGCTTCTTCCTTTCATCAACACGTCAGTTCCAGAACTTGAAGGCAAGGTGTTATTTGCAGGTCCAACTGGAGTTGGTAAGACCACCACCCTTGCTAAGCTAGCTGCAAAACTAAAGTTAAATGAACATAAAAGAGTTGGAATAATTACACTTGACACTTACAGAATAGCAGCAGTTGATCAATTAAAAACTTATGCAATGTTGCTTGACGTGCCTATACGTGTGGCCTATACACCAAAAGAGGCAAAGTTGGAAGTTGAGGCTTTAAGTGATTATGATGTCATATTAATAGATACAGCTGGAAGAAGTCAAAAGAACGAACTTCACATGGCAGAGATAAAAGCTATGACCGAGGTTATATCACCAGATTTTACTTTTTTAATACTCGGCATGCAATACAGAACTGAAGACGTAAGAGAGATTTTATCGAAATTCTCAATACTTTCACCAACTCATATTATTCTCTCTAAGATGGACGAAACATCTGCTTTTGGACATTTTGTTAACGTACCAGCAGTTTTAAGAGCTCCAATAGCCTTTGTTACAAACGGTCAACGTGTACCGGATGATATATTTGAAGCAAACAGTAGGGAATTAGCTACTTTATTATCACGCGAGGTGTTAAAGCATGCAAGATCAAGCCAGTAA
- a CDS encoding P-loop NTPase: MQDQASNLRSGQIIAVVSGKGGVGKTLVATNLSAVLVESGKRTLLLDADVGFTNADILLGAFPRYTIKDFVNHKCSMEDLLIKTPHNIDLVSLGGDVSDILTTNEFVLKEFVTHFLSFLDDYDVVVMDMPPGFSDDYMPFLALAQDFVILTTIEPTAVVNTYTMVKLLSVKGVTGDNIHIVANMVQDVKEATKLMERFIAVVEKFINNKVSSVTIMREHPLVLRSIYERTLFVKKYRNIQPSFSIMRVASSLLREQIPPRERETLLQKFMNFLRGV; this comes from the coding sequence ATGCAAGATCAAGCCAGTAATCTTAGATCTGGACAAATAATAGCGGTTGTCAGTGGTAAAGGAGGAGTCGGAAAAACATTGGTTGCAACTAATCTTTCTGCAGTTCTTGTTGAGAGTGGAAAAAGAACACTCTTACTTGATGCTGATGTTGGGTTCACAAACGCGGATATACTGCTCGGAGCGTTTCCAAGGTACACAATAAAAGACTTCGTAAACCATAAATGCTCGATGGAAGATTTATTGATTAAGACACCACATAACATAGATTTAGTTTCACTTGGAGGGGATGTAAGTGACATATTGACTACAAATGAGTTTGTTTTAAAAGAGTTTGTAACTCACTTTTTGAGTTTTTTAGACGACTACGATGTGGTTGTTATGGACATGCCACCTGGTTTTTCTGATGATTATATGCCATTTTTAGCCTTGGCACAAGATTTTGTTATACTCACTACGATTGAACCAACAGCCGTTGTTAATACATATACTATGGTAAAATTACTTAGTGTAAAAGGTGTAACAGGTGATAATATACACATTGTAGCAAACATGGTTCAAGACGTTAAAGAAGCTACGAAACTTATGGAGCGGTTTATAGCGGTTGTTGAAAAATTCATTAACAATAAAGTTTCATCTGTGACTATCATGAGAGAACATCCCTTGGTCTTGCGTAGTATTTACGAACGGACTCTCTTTGTAAAAAAATATCGCAACATACAACCTTCGTTTTCTATTATGCGTGTGGCTTCGAGTTTGTTAAGGGAACAGATCCCGCCAAGAGAAAGAGAAACCTTATTGCAAAAGTTTATGAATTTTCTTAGAGGTGTTTGA
- a CDS encoding PilZ domain-containing protein gives MTLEEYVNTNLYNAILRGFTKEGELTLKLKGIEKRNIKVSFLSFTTIPDILRIDIPVEGIVLTFVGKLSHVEGEVYTYAAFEKVGILQRRSKPRYASFEACEIFKFKTIIIDVSENGCQVISEYKPKLREEIELKLEEGLEKGIVMWYVEEEESFRYGVYIPDPKQVWNKICSKYVQIGEKL, from the coding sequence ATGACTTTGGAAGAATACGTGAATACAAATCTGTACAACGCAATACTAAGAGGCTTTACTAAGGAGGGAGAATTAACTTTAAAGTTAAAAGGTATTGAAAAAAGAAACATCAAAGTTTCTTTTTTGTCCTTTACCACGATACCTGATATATTGAGAATCGATATACCAGTTGAGGGTATTGTTTTAACCTTTGTCGGTAAACTTTCCCACGTGGAAGGGGAAGTTTACACTTACGCAGCATTTGAAAAGGTCGGGATACTTCAAAGAAGATCAAAACCAAGGTATGCTTCGTTCGAAGCGTGTGAAATTTTTAAGTTTAAAACAATCATAATTGACGTATCTGAAAACGGTTGCCAAGTAATATCTGAATACAAACCAAAGCTCAGAGAAGAAATAGAGTTAAAATTAGAAGAAGGATTGGAAAAAGGTATTGTAATGTGGTACGTTGAGGAAGAGGAAAGTTTCAGATATGGTGTTTATATACCTGATCCTAAGCAAGTCTGGAATAAGATCTGCTCAAAATACGTTCAAATAGGAGAGAAGTTGTAA
- a CDS encoding PilZ domain-containing protein, producing the protein MPYVELLDATKAIKVGLPASISIIFVKELEGTYKSNVVDIDTGKRIVFFSIPSLKGRFVPIPKGVRMTVSLFDRSSIYEFETVSLGVVKMDNIYVIPAPYPEVVRKTERRKFVRIPLFLEGRLYISLEPDSESFTFSTKNISAGGLLIVTKKYLNEGDIIYVDLKLDQDLVLQKQKCKIVRRDEPTDDNFLYGVQFIDLPVSIETKLVRFIFQKELKMKNVK; encoded by the coding sequence ATGCCTTATGTTGAACTGTTGGATGCTACTAAAGCAATAAAAGTCGGACTACCTGCGAGTATATCTATTATTTTTGTTAAAGAACTTGAAGGTACTTATAAAAGCAATGTGGTTGATATAGATACAGGTAAGAGGATAGTCTTTTTCTCAATTCCTTCTCTAAAGGGAAGGTTTGTTCCTATTCCAAAAGGTGTTCGCATGACTGTAAGTTTGTTCGATAGATCATCAATCTATGAGTTTGAAACGGTGTCGCTTGGCGTTGTTAAAATGGATAACATATATGTGATTCCGGCTCCTTATCCAGAAGTTGTTAGGAAAACAGAAAGGAGGAAGTTTGTTCGTATACCGTTGTTCTTGGAGGGCAGGCTGTATATATCATTAGAACCTGATAGCGAGTCTTTTACCTTCAGTACCAAGAATATAAGTGCTGGGGGATTACTTATCGTTACAAAAAAGTATTTAAATGAAGGAGACATAATTTATGTGGATTTGAAATTAGATCAAGATCTTGTACTTCAAAAGCAGAAGTGTAAAATTGTTAGGAGAGATGAACCTACTGATGATAATTTCTTGTATGGTGTTCAGTTCATAGACCTACCAGTAAGTATTGAAACCAAGTTGGTTCGATTTATTTTCCAAAAGGAGTTGAAGATGAAAAATGTTAAATAA
- the cheC gene encoding CheY-P phosphatase CheC → MLEKLGETQLDAIKEVGNIGTGNAATALSMMLDKKVDISVPQVKVIPISKIPFLFEKPEEIVCAVKMQLKEEMTGEIILIFEPKTVMIISKALTGMEISDITELDEFTSSMLKEIGNIMCGSYVTALSGFTNLFINPEPPDLVVDMISAIISEISIPLALAGEENIMLIETLVKIEGIEEELIGYLLLVPSVESLEKLLKALGM, encoded by the coding sequence ATGTTGGAAAAACTTGGAGAAACACAACTTGATGCAATAAAAGAAGTAGGAAATATAGGAACTGGAAATGCAGCTACTGCTCTTTCTATGATGCTTGATAAGAAAGTGGATATATCAGTTCCTCAGGTTAAAGTAATTCCAATATCTAAGATACCTTTCCTTTTTGAAAAACCTGAGGAGATTGTTTGTGCAGTTAAGATGCAGCTCAAAGAAGAAATGACAGGGGAAATAATATTGATATTCGAACCCAAGACGGTGATGATAATATCCAAAGCTCTTACCGGGATGGAGATCTCAGATATAACAGAACTAGATGAGTTCACAAGTTCAATGTTAAAGGAAATAGGTAATATCATGTGCGGCTCATATGTTACCGCGTTATCTGGTTTTACAAACCTATTCATAAATCCTGAACCCCCCGATTTAGTAGTTGATATGATAAGTGCTATCATATCCGAGATATCAATACCACTTGCACTTGCCGGTGAGGAAAATATTATGTTAATCGAAACTCTCGTAAAAATAGAGGGAATTGAGGAAGAGTTAATTGGGTATCTTTTACTTGTTCCTTCCGTCGAGTCACTTGAAAAATTACTTAAAGCCTTAGGGATGTGA
- the cheD gene encoding chemoreceptor glutamine deamidase/glutamate methylesterase CheD — protein sequence MKKKVIIGIGEWAVERNPAILVTLGLGSCVGVCVRDPVAKVGAMVHVMLPDSGGKPSNTPGKFADTGVDIIVDELLKLGAQRNRLEAKIAGGASMFQSAMDIGVRNTEAVKRALQRNGVKLVAEDTGGNKARSIEYDLESGKLLIRRVKTGDAVEVTEI from the coding sequence ATGAAGAAAAAAGTAATCATTGGCATCGGTGAATGGGCAGTCGAACGTAATCCAGCAATACTTGTAACACTTGGTTTAGGTTCTTGTGTTGGTGTGTGTGTAAGAGATCCGGTTGCAAAAGTTGGTGCAATGGTTCATGTGATGTTACCAGACAGTGGTGGAAAACCAAGCAACACTCCTGGTAAATTCGCTGATACAGGAGTAGACATTATAGTTGATGAATTGTTAAAACTAGGAGCACAGAGAAATAGATTGGAAGCAAAGATTGCTGGTGGTGCTTCTATGTTTCAATCTGCTATGGATATAGGAGTTAGAAACACGGAAGCGGTAAAAAGAGCTTTACAAAGAAATGGAGTAAAATTGGTGGCTGAGGATACGGGAGGTAATAAAGCAAGAAGCATAGAATATGATTTAGAAAGTGGAAAGTTACTTATTAGAAGAGTAAAGACTGGAGACGCAGTGGAGGTAACAGAAATTTGA
- a CDS encoding FliA/WhiG family RNA polymerase sigma factor: protein MVDKDSIVKQYLPMIAKMARELKINLPDNVELDDLIQEGVIALLQAVDKYDPRYGATFKTFVYARIKGAMLDYLRKLDYLPKNVRQDIKKLDKELVNFYETNQRLPTFEELAKIMDTDIEHVKEIYNELSLKQYLNLDQYLFNSGENSYGLLEIKSDEDVKEKAWKSLLYEQLVEAINKLSEKEKLLLSMRFEYELSLKEIAQVFGVTESRISQLLSVVLGKLRGFLRGDESG from the coding sequence ATGGTTGATAAAGACAGTATTGTTAAACAGTACCTTCCTATGATTGCTAAGATGGCTCGAGAGTTAAAAATAAATTTACCTGATAATGTGGAGTTAGACGATTTAATTCAAGAGGGTGTGATAGCACTTTTGCAGGCTGTTGATAAATACGATCCACGATATGGTGCAACTTTTAAAACGTTCGTTTACGCAAGAATAAAGGGCGCGATGCTTGATTACTTGAGAAAACTGGATTACTTACCAAAGAATGTAAGACAAGATATAAAAAAGCTTGACAAAGAACTCGTGAATTTTTACGAGACTAACCAAAGGCTACCGACCTTTGAAGAACTTGCGAAAATAATGGATACTGATATAGAACATGTAAAAGAAATTTACAATGAACTCTCTTTAAAACAGTATTTGAACTTGGATCAATATCTTTTTAATTCTGGTGAAAACTCTTACGGATTATTGGAAATCAAAAGTGATGAGGATGTAAAAGAAAAAGCCTGGAAATCATTACTTTATGAACAATTAGTTGAGGCGATAAATAAATTGAGTGAAAAAGAGAAGCTTTTGCTTAGCATGAGGTTTGAGTACGAGCTGTCTCTTAAAGAAATAGCACAAGTTTTTGGAGTCACCGAGTCGAGAATTTCTCAGCTACTTAGCGTGGTACTCGGAAAATTGAGAGGTTTTTTAAGGGGTGATGAAAGTGGCTGA
- the rsxC gene encoding electron transport complex subunit RsxC, producing MRLFTFKGGVHPPERKLTQSDEIKEAPLPEKVIVFMLQHAGSPAKPIVEVGQQVKTGQVIGEPQGAISAYVHSPVTGKVTNISKVNSSVHGMAVEAVTIEKTASDDWELLPKIDYLSASKEELIEIIRKAGVVGLGGAMFPTHIKLNPPKPVNTLIINGAECEPYLTIDHRVMIEMNEEILLGIQITQKILGVKDVYIGIESNKKDCIELLEKKWSGKVKVVGLKTKYPQGAEKQLIKAIIGKEVPSGGLPSDIGVVVQNVSTMVAIKQAVIDRKPLIERGLTLTGEGVKRPGNWWVRIGAPISWVISELGGGFSEGFDEVKVLMGGPMMGIPVSSLDTPILKGNNGITVIREQKRESTNCIRCTYCVHVCPMDLQPYLLDMLSRKKKYDEAAEIGLLDCIECGSCTYICPANIEHVKSIKLAKKVYRTLRGGKK from the coding sequence ATGAGGTTATTTACCTTTAAAGGTGGAGTTCATCCACCTGAAAGGAAACTTACACAAAGTGACGAAATAAAAGAAGCACCATTACCAGAAAAAGTTATCGTTTTTATGCTTCAACATGCTGGTTCACCAGCTAAACCTATTGTGGAAGTAGGACAGCAGGTGAAAACCGGTCAAGTTATTGGCGAACCCCAGGGCGCTATATCAGCTTACGTGCATTCACCAGTAACTGGAAAGGTGACAAATATTTCAAAGGTTAACAGCAGCGTTCATGGTATGGCAGTGGAAGCTGTGACAATCGAAAAGACAGCTTCTGACGATTGGGAATTATTACCAAAAATAGATTATCTTTCGGCATCGAAAGAGGAATTAATTGAAATTATAAGAAAAGCTGGGGTTGTTGGACTCGGCGGTGCTATGTTTCCAACACATATAAAGTTAAATCCTCCAAAACCAGTTAATACTTTAATAATAAATGGTGCGGAGTGTGAACCTTACCTTACAATAGATCACAGAGTTATGATTGAAATGAACGAAGAAATACTCTTAGGTATACAGATTACTCAAAAGATACTGGGTGTAAAAGATGTCTACATAGGTATCGAAAGTAATAAAAAGGATTGTATTGAACTTCTTGAAAAAAAATGGAGTGGTAAAGTCAAGGTTGTTGGATTGAAGACAAAATATCCACAAGGAGCTGAAAAACAGCTGATTAAAGCTATTATTGGCAAAGAAGTTCCGAGTGGAGGTCTGCCTTCTGATATCGGAGTGGTAGTTCAAAATGTAAGTACCATGGTGGCTATTAAGCAGGCTGTTATAGACAGAAAACCGTTGATTGAACGAGGGTTAACATTAACAGGTGAAGGCGTAAAAAGGCCCGGGAATTGGTGGGTGAGGATAGGTGCTCCTATCTCTTGGGTTATAAGTGAACTTGGTGGAGGATTTTCTGAAGGTTTTGACGAAGTCAAGGTACTCATGGGTGGTCCAATGATGGGAATTCCTGTTTCTTCATTGGATACACCAATATTGAAGGGAAACAACGGCATAACAGTCATTAGAGAACAAAAACGGGAGTCAACGAACTGTATTAGATGCACTTACTGTGTCCATGTCTGTCCAATGGATCTACAACCGTATCTACTCGATATGCTTTCAAGAAAGAAAAAATATGATGAAGCAGCAGAGATTGGTTTACTTGATTGTATTGAATGTGGTTCATGTACATATATATGTCCAGCAAATATTGAACATGTTAAGTCAATCAAACTTGCCAAAAAAGTATACCGAACACTAAGAGGTGGTAAGAAATGA
- a CDS encoding RnfABCDGE type electron transport complex subunit D produces MKLITTSAPHVRTNDSTRKIMLDVLIALAPAVVGAMYFFGLYALVLSIIGMLSAEAVELFIMRVLKKDKNFIPNGSAAVTGLLLALNLSVATPWWVLIIGVVFAIAIVKHAFGGLGQNIFNPALAARVFLLVSFPTAMTTWYKPMASFGGWYPADTQTSATPLAILKLEGFSKVLESTTYTDLFYGNIGGCIGETSAILLLIGFVYLVLRKRIKILIPSTYIGTVLMISSIFNSINPEKYGSPLFHILAGGLMLGALYMATDMVTSPMTLKGQAIFGVGCGLITMIIRYFGGYPEGVSLSILLMNALTPLIDRYTQPVIFGRRNG; encoded by the coding sequence ATGAAGTTGATAACAACAAGTGCTCCACATGTTAGAACAAATGATTCTACACGTAAGATAATGCTTGATGTCTTAATTGCGCTTGCTCCAGCAGTTGTTGGCGCAATGTATTTCTTTGGATTGTATGCGTTGGTATTATCTATAATCGGAATGTTAAGTGCAGAAGCTGTGGAATTGTTTATTATGCGCGTACTTAAAAAAGACAAAAATTTTATTCCCAACGGAAGTGCTGCGGTTACTGGCCTTTTGCTGGCTCTAAATCTAAGTGTGGCAACTCCTTGGTGGGTTTTGATCATAGGAGTTGTGTTTGCCATAGCAATTGTCAAACATGCGTTTGGTGGGCTCGGTCAAAATATTTTCAATCCAGCTCTTGCTGCAAGAGTGTTTTTACTTGTTTCTTTTCCGACAGCTATGACAACATGGTACAAGCCAATGGCTTCCTTTGGTGGTTGGTATCCTGCCGATACCCAAACAAGTGCTACACCTCTTGCAATACTGAAACTTGAAGGTTTCAGTAAAGTTTTGGAATCTACAACTTACACTGACCTTTTCTATGGAAACATTGGAGGTTGTATAGGCGAAACAAGTGCTATTTTGCTTTTGATTGGATTTGTATACCTTGTTCTCAGAAAGCGTATCAAAATTCTTATCCCTTCAACTTACATAGGCACAGTATTAATGATATCTTCCATTTTTAATTCAATCAACCCAGAAAAGTACGGTTCACCATTATTCCATATACTTGCAGGTGGCTTAATGCTCGGAGCGCTTTACATGGCGACTGATATGGTGACGAGTCCTATGACGCTTAAAGGACAAGCGATATTTGGTGTCGGTTGCGGTTTAATAACAATGATAATAAGATACTTTGGTGGTTATCCTGAAGGGGTATCGCTGTCGATACTTCTTATGAATGCACTTACTCCTCTTATAGATAGATACACGCAACCTGTAATATTTGGGAGGCGAAATGGATGA
- a CDS encoding RnfABCDGE type electron transport complex subunit G: MKKETLKVSLTLMIYTLIAGIALALVYQFTESRIAEAELENVIKSMEFLLTDENGNQIIDPKEIKASVISKRAEMGNELYNDGIGRVISPVYQFNNGGIKYYILTASSVGYGGNVLTIAAFRHDSSGIVLHKIKVIEYSQETPGLGAKIAEKNVQERFFPIPETGLKNGLRVDKDAGKQNIEPDTSKKEGIVKVSDVMTGATITPRAVVNSINSMYKYLTEKYLQGGGK, from the coding sequence ATGAAAAAAGAAACCCTTAAGGTAAGCCTCACTCTGATGATTTACACACTTATCGCAGGAATTGCACTCGCACTTGTTTACCAGTTTACAGAAAGTAGAATAGCAGAAGCCGAACTTGAAAATGTGATAAAATCGATGGAGTTTTTGTTGACAGATGAGAATGGTAATCAAATCATTGATCCTAAGGAAATAAAAGCTTCAGTAATTTCAAAACGTGCAGAAATGGGTAATGAACTTTACAATGATGGAATTGGTAGAGTTATCTCACCAGTTTACCAGTTTAACAATGGTGGAATAAAGTATTATATACTTACAGCAAGTTCCGTTGGCTATGGTGGAAACGTGCTTACAATAGCTGCATTTAGACATGATAGTAGCGGAATTGTACTTCACAAGATAAAAGTCATAGAATATTCACAAGAAACCCCTGGACTCGGTGCAAAGATAGCGGAAAAGAATGTACAAGAAAGGTTCTTTCCAATACCAGAGACTGGTTTAAAGAATGGATTAAGAGTTGATAAAGATGCAGGTAAGCAAAACATTGAGCCTGATACTTCCAAAAAAGAAGGAATAGTAAAAGTCTCTGACGTGATGACCGGTGCAACTATTACACCGAGGGCTGTTGTAAATTCTATAAATAGCATGTACAAATATCTGACCGAGAAGTACTTACAAGGGGGTGGAAAATAA